One genomic window of Eggerthella timonensis includes the following:
- a CDS encoding sensor histidine kinase, translating to MREAERLKRESLRYALLVFAVFGLLFAGLGVFVRQEVAASLFQVVDEELFDYQGVLTATVLPLADMPLPAEQLRDPGETPIATFAPSSGGGMRAMTIMRDAAGGFAGALDAGGDAERALRSIPFDESIMERAYLVEADGRRYRVANFASDDAELPYVQRAADVGSEAAILERLTAALAVGLAAALVLTAVASYLLSRRTLRPIASAWEKQTEFVQNASHELRTPLAVIRTNQELLLDDVGAPVIDKLPCIDASIEEVSRLARLTDELLALTSSDAAATGLNVRMLDMGALAADMAASYEELAAAEGKALKAEAGGLVRVEADADKLRQLMAILLDNALKYTEPGDAIEVRVRSHGARAVVEVRDTGVGIAEEDCGRVFDRFYRADRARARSTGGNGLGLSIAKGIVEAHEGTIRMERNRPRGAAVIAEIPKRAV from the coding sequence ATGCGTGAGGCCGAGCGCTTGAAGCGCGAGTCGCTGCGCTACGCCCTGTTGGTGTTCGCGGTGTTCGGGTTGCTGTTCGCCGGTCTCGGCGTGTTCGTGCGCCAGGAGGTGGCCGCCAGCCTGTTCCAGGTCGTGGACGAGGAGCTCTTCGACTACCAGGGCGTCTTGACGGCCACGGTCCTGCCGCTGGCCGACATGCCGCTGCCCGCCGAGCAGCTGCGCGATCCCGGCGAGACTCCGATCGCGACGTTCGCCCCTTCTTCGGGCGGCGGCATGCGCGCCATGACGATCATGCGAGACGCGGCGGGCGGCTTCGCCGGCGCGCTCGACGCCGGCGGCGATGCCGAGCGCGCCCTGCGCTCGATCCCCTTCGATGAGAGCATCATGGAACGCGCCTATCTCGTCGAAGCGGACGGACGACGCTACCGGGTGGCGAACTTCGCGTCGGACGATGCGGAGCTGCCCTACGTCCAGCGGGCGGCGGACGTCGGCTCCGAGGCGGCCATCCTCGAGCGGCTCACCGCCGCGCTCGCCGTGGGGCTGGCCGCGGCGCTCGTGCTGACGGCCGTCGCCAGCTACCTGCTGTCGCGCAGGACGCTGCGGCCCATCGCCTCGGCCTGGGAGAAGCAGACCGAGTTCGTGCAGAACGCCTCGCACGAGCTGCGCACCCCGCTCGCCGTCATCCGCACGAACCAGGAGCTGCTGCTCGACGACGTGGGCGCGCCCGTGATCGACAAGCTTCCGTGCATCGACGCGTCCATCGAGGAGGTGTCGCGCCTCGCACGGCTCACCGACGAGCTGCTGGCGCTGACGTCTTCCGACGCCGCCGCGACCGGCCTGAACGTGCGGATGCTCGACATGGGCGCGCTGGCGGCCGACATGGCGGCGTCCTACGAGGAGCTGGCAGCCGCCGAAGGCAAGGCGCTGAAGGCCGAGGCCGGCGGGCTGGTGCGGGTCGAGGCCGATGCCGACAAGCTGCGCCAGCTCATGGCGATCCTTTTGGACAACGCCCTCAAGTACACCGAGCCTGGCGACGCGATCGAGGTGCGGGTGCGCTCCCACGGGGCGCGGGCCGTCGTCGAGGTGCGCGACACCGGCGTGGGCATCGCCGAGGAGGACTGCGGGCGCGTGTTCGACCGGTTCTACCGCGCCGACCGAGCACGCGCCCGCTCCACCGGCGGAAACGGCCTGGGGCTCTCCATCGCCAAGGGTATCGTCGAGGCCCACGAGGGCACGATCCGCATGGAGCGCAACCGGCCGCGGGGCGCGGCCGTGATCGCCGAGATACCGAAACGCGCCGTTTAA
- a CDS encoding InlB B-repeat-containing protein, translating into MGHANRAPLGAAGKLLAAALSLALAASCLLVGFASADDEGAEEPAGRPEAVEAAQPGEPEAADGKGVDDATAEPETEEPPAEGALQASALPPRQDSDAVEDPAEDPEAEPEPEPACEPEPVQAPGVPDGEPTEEPAVEPYAIGDLFVYEGIRYSIMSAASGSSLGKVKVGGGTNNCVAELPADGVVTIPEGGVVTRVTGGVRYYYDVTRIANNAFKGVSGLKQINLPSTLKSIYITAFEGTSLTSITIPANVDYVDVKAFEGATMLKSVNVDPANQAFASDDGVLYTKDFKKLYRWPEGKIGHRAVIRKEASSIEDRAFANTPVTEIVQLGCIHSLGGSAASVFAGMDRANAKVWGNGCVSCTALQSQARWNNWGFPNAKGFPEWRIDVNYDDIKTPGSTSQAPGTKLAKPADPTRTGYTFGGWHKEAGCTTAWDFANDVMPEEDLVLYAKWEPIWYVIRYNLDGGSGTPPPAVGLHYDVEVNLYPTKGVESNGTPWEMSRTGYTFGGWRTVTNAQAAAGEPGKTFAETERVKNLTTVSEVVDLYAVWVPNSYTVRFSGNTATSGANPANIETTYDATVTMPANPYAKTGYLFKEWNTKQDGTGAGYDAGEEIKEANLTDVSGGSVTLYAIWAPIKYKVNFHSNGGAHDVSPDEHDVSYDEEFTLRENTFTKTGYLFKEWNTAPDGKGKGYTPGKVYKNLATTNDKTVTLYAVWVPVWYNVRYNLDGGVGTAPPTQGVSYDQEFAILPRGGYESDGTPWGSSRTGYAFGGWRTLPAADVTPDNPGKIYGEFESVKNLSSTDKAVVDLYAVWVPVWYNVRYNLDGGGGTPPPTCGVFYDQVFPILPDEGVGSDGTPWKMSRTGYAFGGWRTLPAADVTPDNPGTVYAGFENVKNLASVNNAVVDLYAIWKANSYTVKFDGNKGTGAGPEDIVAKYDATVTMPANTYARAGYSFKEWNTKADGTGTGYAAGQEVEKANLTDVAGGSVTLYAVWAPVVSVDAPLTAAVGVSAQGTATAGTATFASRSVVPLKVATATCATVPGANGTEATFPKASQWPSIAVVLEAGAASARLPLGSAPVALSGFTVPAATSGALGELSATFGLDLPSPVDVAGPPADRRGPFANVTFTFEIEE; encoded by the coding sequence ATGGGTCACGCGAACCGCGCGCCGTTGGGCGCGGCAGGAAAGCTGCTGGCAGCGGCCCTGTCGCTGGCGCTGGCCGCCTCGTGCCTGCTCGTCGGCTTCGCATCCGCCGACGACGAAGGGGCCGAAGAGCCTGCGGGCCGGCCCGAGGCCGTCGAGGCCGCGCAGCCCGGCGAGCCGGAGGCGGCCGACGGGAAGGGCGTCGACGATGCGACGGCGGAGCCCGAAACCGAAGAGCCCCCGGCCGAGGGCGCGCTGCAGGCAAGCGCCCTTCCCCCAAGGCAGGATTCGGATGCCGTGGAAGATCCCGCAGAAGACCCGGAGGCCGAGCCGGAACCTGAACCGGCGTGCGAGCCCGAGCCCGTCCAAGCCCCCGGCGTCCCCGACGGGGAGCCGACCGAGGAACCCGCCGTCGAGCCGTATGCCATCGGCGACCTCTTCGTCTACGAAGGCATCCGCTACTCCATCATGTCCGCCGCAAGCGGCAGCAGCCTCGGCAAGGTGAAGGTCGGCGGCGGGACGAACAACTGCGTGGCAGAGCTTCCCGCCGACGGCGTGGTCACCATCCCCGAGGGCGGCGTCGTGACCCGCGTGACCGGCGGGGTGCGCTACTACTACGACGTGACCCGCATCGCGAACAACGCGTTCAAGGGCGTATCGGGACTCAAGCAGATCAACCTGCCCAGCACGCTCAAGTCCATCTACATCACCGCGTTCGAGGGAACGAGCCTCACCTCCATCACCATCCCCGCGAACGTCGATTACGTCGACGTGAAGGCGTTCGAGGGCGCGACCATGCTCAAGTCCGTCAACGTCGACCCCGCGAACCAGGCGTTCGCCTCGGACGACGGCGTGCTGTACACGAAAGACTTCAAGAAGCTCTACCGTTGGCCCGAGGGCAAGATCGGCCACCGAGCCGTCATTCGAAAGGAAGCCTCGTCCATCGAGGATCGGGCCTTCGCGAACACCCCCGTCACGGAGATCGTGCAGCTGGGCTGCATCCACAGCCTAGGGGGCAGCGCGGCGAGCGTCTTCGCCGGCATGGACCGCGCCAATGCGAAGGTATGGGGCAACGGATGCGTCAGCTGCACGGCGCTTCAATCGCAGGCAAGGTGGAACAACTGGGGGTTCCCCAACGCCAAGGGCTTCCCAGAGTGGCGGATCGACGTAAACTACGATGACATCAAAACCCCCGGTTCCACCTCGCAGGCCCCCGGGACGAAACTCGCGAAGCCCGCCGACCCGACGCGCACGGGCTACACGTTCGGCGGCTGGCACAAGGAAGCCGGCTGCACGACCGCCTGGGACTTCGCCAACGACGTCATGCCCGAAGAGGACCTGGTGCTCTACGCGAAGTGGGAGCCCATCTGGTACGTCATTAGGTACAACCTTGACGGTGGAAGCGGAACGCCGCCTCCCGCGGTAGGCTTGCACTACGACGTCGAAGTAAACCTGTATCCGACGAAGGGGGTCGAATCCAACGGCACGCCGTGGGAGATGTCCCGTACCGGCTACACCTTCGGCGGCTGGCGCACGGTCACGAACGCGCAGGCAGCCGCCGGAGAGCCGGGCAAGACCTTCGCGGAAACGGAACGGGTCAAGAACCTGACGACCGTCTCCGAGGTGGTTGACCTCTACGCCGTCTGGGTGCCGAATTCCTACACCGTGAGGTTCAGCGGGAACACCGCCACCTCGGGCGCGAACCCGGCAAACATCGAGACTACGTACGACGCGACGGTCACGATGCCGGCGAACCCGTACGCGAAGACGGGCTATCTGTTCAAGGAATGGAACACGAAACAGGACGGCACGGGAGCGGGCTACGACGCGGGCGAGGAGATCAAGGAGGCGAACCTCACCGACGTCTCCGGCGGCTCGGTCACGCTCTACGCCATCTGGGCGCCCATCAAGTACAAGGTCAACTTCCATTCGAACGGCGGCGCGCACGACGTGTCCCCGGACGAGCACGACGTGAGCTACGACGAAGAGTTCACGCTCCGGGAGAACACGTTCACGAAGACGGGTTACCTGTTCAAGGAATGGAACACGGCGCCCGACGGAAAGGGAAAGGGCTACACGCCGGGCAAGGTGTACAAGAACCTCGCCACGACGAACGACAAGACCGTCACGCTCTACGCCGTCTGGGTTCCCGTATGGTACAACGTGCGATACAACCTCGACGGGGGCGTCGGGACCGCGCCCCCGACGCAGGGCGTCTCCTACGACCAGGAGTTCGCGATCCTGCCCCGCGGGGGCTACGAGTCGGACGGCACGCCGTGGGGCAGTTCCCGCACCGGCTACGCCTTCGGAGGGTGGCGCACGCTGCCCGCCGCCGACGTCACCCCGGACAACCCGGGCAAGATCTACGGCGAGTTCGAGAGCGTGAAGAACCTCTCCTCCACCGACAAGGCGGTAGTCGACCTCTACGCCGTCTGGGTTCCCGTATGGTACAACGTGCGGTACAACCTCGACGGGGGCGGGGGCACGCCTCCGCCGACGTGCGGCGTCTTCTACGACCAGGTGTTCCCGATCCTGCCCGACGAAGGCGTCGGGTCGGACGGCACGCCGTGGAAGATGTCCCGCACCGGCTACGCCTTCGGAGGGTGGCGCACGCTGCCCGCCGCCGACGTCACCCCGGACAACCCGGGCACGGTCTACGCCGGGTTCGAGAACGTGAAGAACCTCGCCTCCGTAAACAACGCGGTGGTGGACCTCTACGCCATCTGGAAGGCGAACTCCTACACCGTGAAGTTCGACGGTAACAAGGGAACGGGAGCAGGCCCGGAAGACATCGTCGCAAAGTACGACGCGACGGTCACGATGCCGGCGAACACCTATGCCAGGGCTGGATACTCGTTCAAGGAGTGGAACACAAAGGCCGACGGCACGGGGACGGGCTACGCTGCGGGCCAGGAAGTCGAGAAGGCGAACCTCACCGACGTCGCCGGCGGCTCCGTCACCCTCTACGCCGTGTGGGCGCCCGTCGTCTCGGTGGACGCGCCCCTGACGGCGGCGGTCGGCGTGAGCGCGCAGGGCACCGCGACGGCCGGGACGGCGACGTTCGCCTCGCGGTCGGTGGTACCCCTGAAGGTGGCAACGGCGACGTGCGCGACCGTGCCGGGCGCGAACGGCACGGAAGCGACGTTCCCGAAGGCCTCCCAGTGGCCTTCCATCGCAGTCGTGCTCGAGGCCGGCGCGGCCTCGGCCAGGCTGCCGCTCGGGTCGGCCCCGGTCGCGCTCTCGGGCTTCACCGTGCCTGCGGCGACGTCCGGCGCCCTCGGCGAGCTCTCCGCCACGTTCGGGCTCGACTTGCCGAGCCCGGTGGACGTCGCAGGGCCCCCGGCCGATCGGCGCGGCCCGTTCGCGAACGTCACGTTCACCTTCGAGATCGAGGAGTAG
- a CDS encoding response regulator transcription factor gives MNILVIEDDRNLSSSVKRCLEPAYRVDCAYDGAEGLFLAERGTYDLVVLDLMLPQLDGFAVLERLRKKGVSTPVLILTAKGALADKAKGFRAGADDYLVKPFYRDELALRIEAILRRALGARDDGRLAFKDLVLAPSDRTASVAGAPLDLKGKQFDALEYLVSRKGRILTKSQIFDKVWGYTSDTSSNVVAVCMNAIRNELRPHGYDRYLRTVRGCGYLLAEDEPHA, from the coding sequence ATGAACATCCTCGTCATCGAAGACGACCGCAACCTGTCGAGTTCCGTCAAGCGCTGCCTCGAGCCCGCCTATCGCGTCGATTGCGCCTACGACGGCGCCGAAGGGCTCTTCCTCGCCGAGCGGGGCACCTACGACCTCGTCGTGCTCGACCTCATGCTGCCCCAGCTTGACGGCTTCGCGGTGCTCGAGCGCCTACGCAAGAAGGGAGTGTCCACCCCCGTGCTCATCCTCACCGCCAAAGGCGCGTTGGCCGACAAGGCGAAGGGCTTCCGAGCGGGCGCGGACGACTACTTGGTGAAGCCCTTCTACCGCGACGAGCTCGCGCTGCGCATCGAGGCCATCCTGCGCCGCGCCCTCGGGGCCCGCGACGACGGCCGCCTCGCCTTCAAGGACCTCGTGCTCGCGCCGTCCGACCGCACGGCATCCGTCGCAGGGGCGCCGCTCGACCTCAAGGGCAAGCAGTTCGACGCGCTCGAGTACCTCGTCAGCCGCAAGGGGCGCATCCTCACGAAATCGCAGATATTCGACAAGGTGTGGGGCTACACGTCGGACACCTCCTCGAACGTGGTTGCCGTGTGCATGAACGCCATCCGCAACGAGCTGAGGCCCCACGGCTACGACCGCTACCTGAGAACCGTGCGCGGCTGCGGCTACCTGCTCGCGGAGGACGAGCCGCATGCGTGA
- a CDS encoding aminotransferase class I/II-fold pyridoxal phosphate-dependent enzyme, which yields MSQQETFADRLARSMEAKGFKQADLIRLAAEQGMRLGKSQVSQYANGKTLPRAPVVRVLADILEVEPAWLLTGAEIEPGARDDSPAAEAPRAVAETGTEPETTEPRSEPMREIKKSTKLDNVLYDVRGPVVEEAERMEEAGARILKLNIGNPAPFDFRAPEEMVFDMSRQLAECEGYSSAKGLFSARKAIMQYAQLKHIEGVDIDDVYTGNGVSELINLSMLALLDNGDEVLVPSPDYPLWTACVTLAGGTPVHYVCDEQAEWYPDMDDIRAKVTSRTKALVIINPNNPTGSLYPREVLQELVDIAREHNLIIFSDEIYDRIVMDGLEHISIASMAPDVFCVTFSGLSKSHMVAGYRIGWMVLSGDKARARDYILGVNMLCNMRMCSNVPAQSIVQTALGGHQSVQGYIVPGGRVYEQREYVYNALNDIPGVTAVKPKAGFYIFPKLDVKKFNIVDDEKFALDLLHEKRLLVVHGGGFNWKKPDHFRVVYLPRIEVLGDAMRDLGDFLSRYRQA from the coding sequence ATGAGCCAGCAGGAAACGTTTGCGGACCGCCTTGCCCGGTCGATGGAGGCCAAGGGTTTCAAGCAGGCCGATCTTATCAGGCTGGCGGCCGAACAGGGCATGAGGCTGGGGAAAAGCCAGGTCAGCCAATATGCGAACGGCAAAACGCTTCCCCGTGCCCCGGTGGTGCGCGTCTTGGCGGACATCTTGGAAGTCGAACCCGCCTGGCTGTTGACGGGCGCAGAAATTGAACCCGGCGCTCGCGATGATTCTCCTGCCGCCGAAGCCCCCCGTGCCGTAGCCGAAACCGGAACTGAACCCGAAACCACCGAACCGAGGAGCGAGCCCATGCGCGAGATCAAGAAGTCGACGAAGCTGGACAACGTGCTGTACGACGTGCGCGGGCCGGTGGTGGAGGAGGCCGAGCGCATGGAGGAGGCCGGCGCACGCATCCTGAAGCTCAACATCGGCAACCCGGCGCCGTTCGATTTCCGCGCGCCCGAGGAGATGGTGTTCGACATGAGCCGCCAGCTGGCCGAGTGCGAGGGCTACTCGTCGGCGAAGGGCCTGTTTTCGGCGCGCAAGGCCATCATGCAGTACGCGCAGCTCAAGCACATCGAGGGCGTCGACATCGACGACGTGTACACCGGCAACGGCGTGAGCGAGCTCATCAACCTCAGCATGCTCGCGCTGCTCGACAACGGCGACGAGGTGCTCGTGCCCTCGCCCGACTACCCGTTGTGGACGGCCTGCGTGACGCTGGCCGGCGGCACGCCCGTGCACTACGTGTGCGACGAGCAGGCGGAATGGTACCCCGACATGGACGACATCCGAGCCAAGGTGACGAGCCGCACGAAGGCCCTCGTCATCATCAACCCGAACAACCCCACCGGCTCGCTCTACCCGCGCGAGGTGCTCCAAGAGCTCGTCGACATCGCGCGCGAGCACAACCTCATCATCTTCTCCGACGAGATCTACGACCGCATCGTCATGGACGGCCTCGAGCATATCTCCATCGCCTCGATGGCGCCCGACGTGTTCTGCGTCACGTTCAGCGGCCTGTCGAAGTCGCACATGGTGGCGGGCTACCGCATCGGCTGGATGGTGCTGTCGGGCGACAAGGCGCGGGCGCGCGACTACATCCTCGGCGTCAACATGCTGTGCAACATGCGCATGTGCTCGAACGTGCCGGCGCAGTCCATCGTGCAGACGGCGCTCGGCGGCCATCAGAGCGTGCAAGGCTACATCGTGCCGGGCGGCCGCGTGTACGAGCAGCGCGAATACGTGTACAACGCGCTCAACGACATCCCCGGCGTCACCGCGGTCAAGCCCAAGGCGGGCTTCTACATCTTCCCGAAGCTCGACGTGAAGAAGTTCAACATCGTGGACGACGAGAAGTTCGCGCTCGACCTGCTGCATGAGAAGCGCCTGCTCGTGGTGCATGGTGGCGGCTTCAACTGGAAGAAGCCCGACCACTTCCGCGTGGTGTACCTGCCGCGTATCGAGGTGCTCGGCGACGCCATGCGCGACCTCGGCGACTTCCTGAGCCGCTACCGCCAGGCGTAG